One part of the Rhizophagus irregularis chromosome 25, complete sequence genome encodes these proteins:
- a CDS encoding uncharacterized protein (SECRETED:cutsite_SSS-YV; SECRETED:prob_0.4119); SECRETED:SignalP(1-24) translates to MSQLRVLIISAIIAILAFAALSSSYVIKRDIADIRKQNAKDAQALQDKFETFTEDTECEPDQIACIKGDFAKCATVATEDGKLVNKYQIQKCNTGLTCFALPLVTKPGTSLVCTTKEDRDARFDQAKKNLKR, encoded by the exons ATGTCTCAATTAAGAGTCCTCATAATTTCTGCTATTATTGCAATTTTGGCTTTTGCCGCCCTTTCTTCTTCTTATGTTATTAAACGTGATATAGCCGATATTCGTAAACAAAATGCTAAAGATGCTCAAGCTTTACAAGATAAATTCGAAACATTTACCGAGGATACAGAATGTGAACCTGATCAAATAGCCTGTATTAAGGGAGATTTTGCTAAATGTGCTACTGTAGCAACAGAAGATGGAAaacttgtaaataaatatcaaattcaaAAATGTAATACTGGTTTGACATGTTTCGCATTGCCTTTGGTTACTAAGCCTGGAACTTCCCTCGTTTGCA CAACCAAAGAAGACCGTGATGCCCGCTTTGATCAAGCAAAAAAGAACTTAAAACGATAA